A genomic stretch from Alphaproteobacteria bacterium includes:
- a CDS encoding class I SAM-dependent methyltransferase — MIHSFQNLSNKTIPRAVITNVLPSVDRDLVADKSLNRLATLNNQGYMLSYLHKISRAFVEFSSIAPGPVLDIGTAYGLVVLEALQRGATVIANDLEIEHLEDLHKRVPKSDLDRISYAVGQVPREVTFSQNSLGAVLASGVLHYLSPPEFSLAIVNIASWLIPGGKFFLATPTPYTNFYHKFFPTFLKSHKLNKQWPGYIEDASKILPSFFTNVPKTVYLIDEKFITTSLEENGLKVEKIGFFDIKLPTTQFNKQTNVLGVIAHKL; from the coding sequence ATGATACATTCTTTTCAGAATTTATCCAATAAGACCATTCCAAGAGCTGTTATTACTAACGTTCTACCTTCAGTTGATAGAGACCTAGTCGCTGATAAATCACTCAACCGCCTCGCTACCCTAAATAATCAAGGATATATGCTGTCTTATTTGCATAAAATAAGTAGAGCATTTGTTGAATTTTCAAGCATTGCTCCTGGTCCTGTGCTCGACATAGGAACTGCCTATGGCCTGGTTGTCTTAGAAGCTCTTCAAAGAGGAGCTACCGTCATTGCTAATGATTTAGAAATAGAGCACCTGGAAGATCTCCATAAAAGAGTCCCGAAGAGTGATCTTGACCGAATATCTTATGCTGTTGGACAGGTTCCTAGAGAAGTAACCTTTAGTCAAAATAGTCTTGGAGCGGTACTTGCATCTGGCGTTCTGCACTATTTATCACCCCCTGAATTTTCGTTAGCTATTGTAAATATAGCAAGTTGGTTAATACCAGGTGGAAAATTCTTCTTAGCAACCCCAACTCCGTACACTAACTTCTACCATAAATTTTTTCCAACTTTTCTAAAGAGTCATAAACTTAATAAACAATGGCCTGGATATATTGAAGATGCATCCAAAATACTCCCCAGTTTTTTTACAAATGTTCCAAAGACAGTTTATCTCATTGATGAGAAATTCATTACAACAAGTTTAGAAGAGAATGGGTTAAAAGTTGAAAAAATTGGTTTTTTTGATATCAAATTACCAACGACACAATTTAATAAGCAGACAAATGTTTTAGGAGTTATTGCCCACAAGCTTTGA
- a CDS encoding nucleotidyl transferase AbiEii/AbiGii toxin family protein: MFAEKIRALLQFAKKLHERGWGRSRVRDYYDLWKILNTYGASLNLDIVPSLVEKKCDHKGVIFNSLDDVFQEKLLLNVEKEWETWLADIVTDLPNKDRVMEDLKAGLADVFNKDKTELCMKIPTDNRGS; the protein is encoded by the coding sequence ATTTTTGCAGAAAAGATTAGAGCCCTTCTTCAGTTTGCGAAGAAGCTCCATGAACGCGGTTGGGGTCGGTCGCGTGTTAGGGACTATTATGATTTATGGAAAATCCTCAATACCTATGGAGCTTCCCTTAATTTAGACATCGTCCCTTCCCTTGTTGAGAAAAAGTGCGACCATAAGGGGGTTATATTTAATAGCCTTGATGATGTGTTTCAAGAAAAGCTACTCCTTAATGTTGAAAAAGAATGGGAAACTTGGTTAGCTGACATCGTCACCGATTTGCCAAATAAAGACAGAGTTATGGAAGATTTGAAGGCAGGATTGGCCGATGTTTTCAACAAAGACAAAACTGAGTTATGTATGAAAATTCCTACCGATAACAGGGGGTCATGA
- a CDS encoding nucleotidyl transferase AbiEii/AbiGii toxin family protein yields the protein MEPGGEHLVLLKSRLQEQKEKTKAPWDKIEQDYVLAWILEGITLVPELNQHLVFKGGTCLKKCYFGDYRFSEDLDFSTKDDRIAEALPSLMENACEVAMNKVQSLGENVVFRCEPYVEKRPHPEGQQAFAIQARLPWHRDFYTKVYAEISFSELILLPPKASKIIHPYGETLDGVIQAYP from the coding sequence TTGGAACCTGGTGGAGAACATTTAGTGCTATTAAAGAGCCGCTTACAAGAACAGAAAGAAAAGACGAAAGCGCCATGGGACAAGATTGAGCAGGATTATGTCCTAGCATGGATTCTGGAAGGTATTACTCTTGTGCCTGAATTGAACCAGCACCTCGTTTTTAAGGGTGGCACATGTCTTAAGAAATGCTATTTTGGAGACTACCGCTTCTCAGAGGATCTAGATTTCAGCACAAAAGATGATCGCATTGCAGAAGCGCTACCTTCTTTAATGGAAAATGCCTGTGAAGTTGCCATGAACAAGGTTCAATCTCTCGGTGAAAATGTTGTTTTTAGGTGTGAGCCCTACGTTGAAAAACGGCCTCATCCTGAAGGACAACAAGCCTTTGCTATTCAGGCTCGCTTACCATGGCATCGGGACTTTTATACGAAAGTTTATGCTGAAATATCGTTTAGTGAGCTCATTCTTTTACCCCCTAAGGCTTCTAAAATCATCCATCCCTACGGCGAAACCCTGGACGGAGTCATACAAGCCTACCCTTAG
- a CDS encoding HlyD family efflux transporter periplasmic adaptor subunit: MGLSLGHIARITFAVILLLIIAFVYLPHLFYTYSITAIVSAPVISITSPIEGVLKEGPPVMGTEVKAGETVGVVENLRFDRWRLDDMSTELKGVQERIVYMQQEANKIEETKSRLLSSFNNYSQSVEERLKIEIKRAKEALRERADTISESKAEYLRKSKLYAKGVVAENQADSAFFNAERAAKSGEQTKLEIERLEAQLKSLQNGVFINLDGRTEVSYQKQKIDELTVLLHSIASKTNEARIREQALKESVKLEEARYKRMSEAKVVAPFNGVSWRVFSSKGSHVDTTRPLLELVDCSKVFVDTSVHERYFGKLKAGDSASIKLVGDNRVLKGKVQFIRGGALSESSTAFLAGATQVLRPHEIQVMIKIDEKDVEKGKGQFCYMGRTGEVSFDKLKLF; encoded by the coding sequence ATGGGACTTTCATTAGGCCACATTGCAAGGATTACATTTGCGGTGATTCTATTGCTAATTATTGCCTTTGTATACTTGCCGCATCTTTTTTATACTTATAGCATTACTGCTATCGTTAGCGCACCAGTCATTTCGATTACTTCCCCCATTGAAGGCGTATTAAAAGAAGGACCTCCCGTTATGGGAACTGAAGTTAAAGCGGGCGAAACAGTAGGCGTTGTTGAAAATCTTCGATTTGATCGCTGGCGTTTAGATGATATGAGTACGGAATTAAAGGGTGTGCAGGAACGTATTGTTTATATGCAGCAAGAAGCAAATAAAATCGAAGAAACGAAAAGTCGTCTTTTGAGTAGCTTTAATAACTACTCCCAATCTGTTGAAGAACGATTAAAAATTGAAATTAAACGTGCTAAAGAAGCTTTAAGAGAAAGAGCAGACACCATTTCAGAGAGCAAAGCGGAATATTTGAGAAAGTCAAAACTGTATGCCAAAGGGGTTGTTGCAGAAAATCAAGCCGACTCCGCATTTTTTAATGCAGAACGCGCAGCAAAAAGTGGTGAACAAACAAAACTTGAAATTGAGCGTCTGGAGGCGCAACTCAAATCTTTGCAAAATGGTGTTTTTATTAACTTAGATGGTCGGACCGAAGTTTCTTATCAAAAACAAAAAATTGATGAACTCACCGTGCTCTTACATAGTATAGCAAGTAAAACTAATGAAGCCCGCATTCGTGAACAAGCCCTTAAGGAATCTGTAAAGCTTGAAGAAGCTCGTTATAAGAGAATGTCTGAAGCTAAAGTTGTCGCGCCCTTTAATGGTGTGTCTTGGCGTGTTTTTAGTTCTAAAGGAAGCCATGTAGATACGACAAGACCCCTGCTAGAGTTAGTGGACTGCTCAAAGGTATTCGTTGATACATCTGTACATGAAAGATACTTTGGCAAGTTGAAGGCGGGCGATTCTGCCTCCATCAAGCTTGTTGGTGATAACCGTGTCTTGAAAGGTAAAGTGCAGTTCATTCGTGGTGGCGCTTTATCTGAGAGCTCAACCGCATTCCTTGCTGGCGCTACACAAGTTTTACGCCCCCATGAAATTCAAGTCATGATTAAGATTGACGAGAAAGATGTTGAGAAAGGCAAAGGACAATTTTGTTACATGGGACGTACAGGGGAAGTATCTTTTGATAAGCTAAAATTGTTTTAG